The following DNA comes from Bacillota bacterium.
GGCGGCTTCCAGGGTGGATCAGTTTGACAATATCACAGGGGCTAAAAATGGATCAGCTTTATAGTAGCAAATACACTTTGTGGTTATCCACATTTCTTCTCACCCCCTCTTAAAAGGTTTAGTTCTTCAATTCCTTTGTCCCGATAACAGGCTTATCTTTAAGAGGCGTTACTGGCTTCTTCGAGCAGTATAAATATTTCTTCAAAATTACAACCAAGTGCGTCGGATATTGCTTTTGCCGTTTTGGGACTGGGTGAATTTAATCCTTTTTCAATTCTTGCGACAGTATACTTGCTTAACCCGGCTTTTTGAGAGAGCGCATGCCGCGATAAACCTTGTCTTATCCTTATTGATGCTAGCTCTTTTCTTTTAGCTTTTACAATCATTTCAGGACCCCCTTGACTGTTATACAACTGGATAACTTAATATTATTATAGTTATCCGTCTGGATATTTTCAAGTGCTTAAAAAAATAAAAGTTGCTCGTTTGTATAATTTTGGTTATAATTGTAATACAGTTTAACACTTTTCGATTGTATCCGTTCCGTCTGGTGGGCAGTGTCACTAAGCTCTACTAACTGCCAGGGGAAATGACGTTAGTCTCCTGTGATTTACCTTCCGAAGACATGGCTGTTATGATTATGTCTTGGTTAAAAATCTATTAATTATGGTAAACTATGGTAGGGTGATACATGTGGCAACTTTTAGTGAAAGGCTTAAACAGCTACGAAAAGAAAAAGGTTTAACCCAGGCGGAATTAGCTAAAGCAATTGGATTATCGAAAAGCGCAATAATAAATTATGAAAACAATAAAAGAATGCCTAATTTTAACGCACTTATAAAACTGGGGGATTTTTTTGATGTTAGTGGGAGCTATTTAACAGGTAAATCAGACTATAGAAGGTCATCTGAAGAAACGTTTTTTAATGAAGTATTAAAAATGGATGAAAAAATAGCGGATAAACCAGATGATATTAAAAGAAAAGTTATTTCTCTCATGAATCACTTCTATGAGGTGATTGACTCCATATTGAAAATTGAAACAGACAAAAAAGAGTCTAATAAAAACAGTGTTATTGACGAAAGGAATATAATGTTATCAAATCTGTATACTACATTAGACATACTCAAAAGAGTTTACTTTGGTAAATACCTGCCTTCCAAGGAAGAATGGGAAAATGGATTATTATCAGAACTTGATTATTATAAACGTCGGGAAGTAGTTTTTCAGAGGTATACCAGGGATTTAGCAGAGAAATGGAAAATTATTTTTACACTTCGTTGTAAACATCTGTACGAGCAGTATGTATCAGAATTTGACCGGATAAGTAACGACAAAATACGTTTAGAAGTTATGGAAGAGATTAAAAATGAATTTGAAACACAAGATGACCCTTATTCTCGATTTGCAGATATGCGACCCAAAAATGAATGATAATTAAAATGTACTATCTATCCCGGTAGAATACAAAAAACAGCCACTCTCCTGTACTTGTTAACAAGAGTAAGGCTGTTTTTATATAGGCTCCTTAGTTCCTTAGTTCCTTACCACAATTTGTCAAAATTACTTTTAGCCCTTTATTTACAAGTATTTGCGCCTATTTAATATAACACCTGTCAAGTTCCTTACCTTGACAGGTTATTAAAACAAGAAACCCTTATGAATCAAGGCTTTTTTATCTTGCTACTAACCGGTTTTATCTTCTAAATCAAGTTCGCGGAAAAATATCGTGTCCCCGGCCCCAAATTTTTTAACCCCCTCTTAATACCCTGAAACCCCCGTCATTACTGGGTTCTATCCTAATCTTTCCCGGTTTTCCCCACTTTTTCCCACTCCTCTTTTACGGAACATTACTGTGTCCCTCAACATGTACGAAAACTTCCGGCATATCCTTTGGAAAATCGGAATCTCTCATGGAGGAAAAGGGAGAGGCCCACGATTGCATGATTTTCGGCATACCTTTGCCGTTCATTCGCTGAACCAAATGGTGCGGCAGGGAGTAGATCTCTATTGTGCTCTACCTATCCTTTCCACTTATCTGGGACATGCTTCGGTAGCGGCAACAGAAAGATACGTAAGATTGACTGAAGAGGCATATCCAGGAATACTGGACACCGTAAGCCGGACCTGCGCCTATGTTTTCCCGGAGGTGAAGGCCACATGAAGCCTACGGATTTTGCGTATTCCCTGACATCCTATCTGTCGAAGTATCTTCCGGGCGCAGTGGGCGCAAGCAGCAATACGATCCAATCTTACCGTGATACGTTTTCGATTCTGATTAAATATTGTGCTTTAGAAAAGAATATCCCGGCAGAAAAGCTGACCCTTCGCCAGTTGGACAGGAAACTGATCGAAGATTTCTTGAACTGGTTAGAAGAGGAAAGAAAATGCAGCGGCTCAACAAGAAATCAGCGGCTTGCGGCCATACACGCCTTTTTCAAGTACCTGCAGTTGGAGCAGCCGCATGCGTTGCATCAATACCAGCAGATTCTTGCAATACCGATGAAAAAGGTCCGGAAGAAATCGATCAACTATTTGACCCTGGATGCCATTAAAAATCTGCTGGACATGCCGGATAGAAATACGAAAGGCGGAAGGCGGGATCTGGTTCTTCTAAGCCTTATCTATGACAGCGGCGCCAGGGTGCAGGAAATCGCCGATATGCGAGTGGCGGATGTCAGACTCCATCCACCGGCAACTGTTAAACTCACGGGAAAAGGCAACAGAACTCGGATTGTTCCCCTCATGGAGCCCATGGCTAAATTGATCGAGCAATACCTGAAAGACAACAAGCTGTATCTGCCGCATTGCAACGAATATCCACTGTTCCGTAACAGTGAAGGAAACAAGCTGACCCGATCGGGAATAGCGTACATCCTTAAAAAGTATTTTAGTGAGGCAAAAAAGTTATTCCCGGAATGTTTCCCGGATACAATTTCTCCCCATGTCCTGCGCCACAGCAAAGCCATGCATCTGCTCCAGTC
Coding sequences within:
- a CDS encoding helix-turn-helix transcriptional regulator, with amino-acid sequence MIVKAKRKELASIRIRQGLSRHALSQKAGLSKYTVARIEKGLNSPSPKTAKAISDALGCNFEEIFILLEEASNAS
- a CDS encoding helix-turn-helix transcriptional regulator; this translates as MATFSERLKQLRKEKGLTQAELAKAIGLSKSAIINYENNKRMPNFNALIKLGDFFDVSGSYLTGKSDYRRSSEETFFNEVLKMDEKIADKPDDIKRKVISLMNHFYEVIDSILKIETDKKESNKNSVIDERNIMLSNLYTTLDILKRVYFGKYLPSKEEWENGLLSELDYYKRREVVFQRYTRDLAEKWKIIFTLRCKHLYEQYVSEFDRISNDKIRLEVMEEIKNEFETQDDPYSRFADMRPKNE
- a CDS encoding tyrosine-type recombinase/integrase; protein product: MKPTDFAYSLTSYLSKYLPGAVGASSNTIQSYRDTFSILIKYCALEKNIPAEKLTLRQLDRKLIEDFLNWLEEERKCSGSTRNQRLAAIHAFFKYLQLEQPHALHQYQQILAIPMKKVRKKSINYLTLDAIKNLLDMPDRNTKGGRRDLVLLSLIYDSGARVQEIADMRVADVRLHPPATVKLTGKGNRTRIVPLMEPMAKLIEQYLKDNKLYLPHCNEYPLFRNSEGNKLTRSGIAYILKKYFSEAKKLFPECFPDTISPHVLRHSKAMHLLQSGVNL